TCGTCTGTCGTGGGCTCGGGTCGCGGTTCCGGCCTGGCAACCGTGGCCTCCGCGCATGCATGGTCGCCCATGACGTCGGTCGCGACGGCCCGTGCGATCTTCTCGGATGCGAGGGTCACGAGCTCGGGGAACGAGAAGGGCGTCTTCATGGCGCGGAGCTCCTCGGCGACCTGCGGCTCGAGGGAGGCCATCGTCTGGCCGAGCGGTACCAGACGGCTCTCGGGGTCGTCGTCGGCGAGCATCGCCCTGCGGTAGGCGAGCGCGATGAGCGTCTGCTGGCTGTTGACGTGCGCCACGCCCTCAGGGGCCGGGATGGGCTCCCAGGTGCCCTCGGGGGTGAGCCTCCGTGCCTTGACGTTGTCAAGTACCTGCAGGTTCATGTACTGGATGACCATGTCGCGGCAGACGGGGTCGAGCACGGGGTAGCAGATCTCGACGCGGCGCTCGGTGTTGCGCGTCATCATGTCTGCGCTCGAGAGGTAGACCACGTCGGTGTCCGCGCCGAAGGCGTAGACGCGCGAGTGCTCGAGGAGCCGCCCCACGATCTGGTGCACGATGAGGCCGTCGGTCTTTCCGGGGACGCCTGCCCTTATGCAGCAGATGCCTCGGATGATCATGATGACCGTCACGCCGGCCTCGCAGGCCTCCGAGATCTTGTCGATGACGTCGCGGTCGGTGAGCGAGTTGAGCTTCATGAAGACCTTGGCGGGCTCTCCGGAGCGCGCGCGGCCGATCTCGCGGTCGAGGCCCCGCATGATGAGGGGCTTGAGGCCGATGGGTGCCACGCCGAGGAACTTGTAGGTGCCGGCGAGGTTGCCGATGGAGAGGTTCCGGAAGAAGGAGTTGCCGTCCTCGCCGATGCCCTCGTGCGCCGTGAGCAGCATGAAGTCAGAGTAGAGGCGGGCGGTCTTCTCGTTGAAGTTGCCCGTCCCGAGGCAGGTGATGCGGCGGATCTTGCCATCGGCGTGATAGGTGATCTGGCAGATCTTGGAGTGGCACTTGAACCCCTCCGAGCCATAGATCACCGTGCAGCCGGCGTTCTCGAGGCGCTCTGCCCACTCGATGTTGTTCTCCTCGTCGAAGCGGGCGCGCAGCTCCATGAGGACGGTGACGTCCTTGCCGTTCTCGGCGGCGGCGATGAGGCTCTCGCAGAGGCGTGACTGCTTGGCCACGCGGTACAGGGTGATCTTGACCGAGATGCACTCGTCGTCGGTCGAGGCCTCGTGGAGGAGGTTCAGCAGCGGGTTCATGCTCTCGTACGGGTAGAAGAGCAGGACGTCATGGTCGAGCACCTGGTCGCGCACGGGCTTGGAGGCATCGACCATGGGGGACTGCTGGGGCTCGAACGGCTCCTCGACGAGCGTCGACCGCCGGGCCGTGGGGATCTTGGGCTCGAGCCCGAAGACGTAGCCGAGGTCCATGGGGAAGTCCTGGCTCGTCACGCGCTCCGGTGCGAGCTCGAGCTCGTCGAGGATGAAGTCGCGTAGGGCGGGGTCAAGCTCGCCTTCCATCTCGAGGCGGACCGGCTGCAGGCGCTGGCGGCGCTTGAGGACCTTCTTCATGTGCTGGCGGTAGTCCTCCTCCTCCTCGACGCCCTCGCCGTCCGGGTCGATGTCGGCATTGCGGGTGACGCGGATGACGGCCGAGCTCGTGGGCTCGTACTGTCCGAAGAGCGTGCCGAGGCGCGCGATGATGATGTCCTCGATGAGGGTGTAGCGGTAGTGCTCCTCGGTGGAGGGGAGCTCGACCACGCGCGGCAGGGTAGGTGGCACCTCGACCATGCCGAGGACGCCTGACTCCTCTGGGCCGTCGAGCGAGGCCATCACGTAGAGCAGGCCGTTCCTCAGGTTGGGGAACGGGTGGCGCGGGTCGACGACCATGGGCGAGATGATGGGGGAGAGGGACGACTCGATCCAGGTGTCGATGGTGGCCTTGTCGGCCTCGGTGGCCTCTGCGGGATAGACGTGCTCGAGGCCTGCGTCCGCGAGCTCGCCCTCGATGCCGTGGAAGGCCTTCGACTGGCGCTCGATGAGGTCGGGGAGCATCTCGAAGAGGACGGCAAGCTGCTCGGAGGGCGTCTCGTTGGACTTGTTGTCGGCGGGCTGGTGCTTGAGGGTCGCCAGGTCCGAGAGGCCGCCCACGCGGATCATGAACCACTCGTCGAGGTTCGACGAGAAGATCGAGCAGAACTTGAGGCGCTCGAAGAGCGGCACCGTGGGGTCATAGGCCTCGTCGAGGACGCGGTTGTCGAACCTGAGCCAGCTCACCTCGCGGTTCTGGGTGTAGCTGAAGTCGTACTGCTCGCTCTCGTCGCGGTTGTCCGCGAAGCGGGCCGCCTTCTTGGCAAGGCTCGTGGCCGTCTGCTCGTACTCGGCCGCGACGCGGTCGTAGGCCTCGAGGGTCTCGTCGTCCAGGACCTTCGTGCGGGCCTTCTTGTCCTTCTTCTTGGCCATGCCAGGGTCTCCTCTCGAAATGTATCAGCGCCTATTCTACCGTCTTGCACCTCGCCGAAGGGCCTCCGTGGGCATTCCCTGACATTTCTTGATGCGCCGCGTGTCCTTGCGACGCATGCATGGGCAGGGCCTTCCTGCTAGGGTTCTTGAGGTACGCCTCTGAGAGGAGAAGGCCATGGCACGTCATACGGGGCTGCACGTCCCGAGCGAGATAAGCCCGCTGCGCAAGGTCTGCCTGCATCGGCCTGGCGAGGAGCTGCTGAACCTGCCGCCCGACGACCTGTCGGCCCTCCTGTTCGATGACATCCCCTTCCTCGAGGTCGCCCAGCAGGAGCACGACGCGTTTGCCGACATCCTCCGTGGCGAGGGGGTCGAGGTGGTCTACCTCGAGGACCTCGTGGCACAGGTCTTCGACGCGGTCCCTGGAACGAGGGAGCGCTTCCTCGACGAGTACCTCGACGAGTGCGGCCTCAAGGGCTCAGAGATGCTCGAGGCCGCCCGTGAGCGGCTCGAGGACATCCAAGACAACCGTGCCTTCGTCTGCAAGACCATGGCCGGCCTCACCAAGGGCGAGGTCGACCTTCCTCTCTCGGCGACCTCGACGCTCGCCGCGCTCGTGGGCGACATGGGCAGCGAGTCAGACCTCCTCGTCCCCCCGATGCCCAACCTCTACTTCACGCGCGACCCCTTCGCCGTCGTCGGCGCCGGGGTGACGCTCAACCACATGTACTCGCGGACGCGCCGTCGCGAGACGCTCTACGGGAAGTACGTCTTCACCTATCACCCCGACTACAAGGGGGTGCCGCTCTGGTTCAGGCGCGAGTCGGCGTTCCATCTCGAGGGTGGTGACGTCCTGAACCTCAACGAGCACACCCTTGCCGTGGGCATCTCGCAGCGCACGGAGCCTGCCGCCATCGACATCCTCGCGCAGAACCTCTTCTGGGGCCAGGTGCCGTCCCCCATAGACACCATCTATGCCTTCAAGATCCCGTCCTCGCGTGCCTTCATGCACCTCGACACCGTGTTCACGCAGATAGACGTCGACAAGTTCACCATCCATCCCGGAATCATGGGTGGACTGCAGGTGTTCCGCCTGAGGCGTGGGGCCCACCATGGCGAGGTCGAGATCGAGGAGCTGTTCGACCGTCTCCAGAACGTGCTGGCGACGGCCCTCGGCCTCGACTCGGTCAGGCTCATCCGGTGCGGCGGACGCGACCCGATCGCCGCGGCACGCGAGCAGTGGAACGACGGTTCCAACACGTTGGCCGTCTCACCTGGTACCATATGCGTCTATCAGAGGAACTCCGTCACGAACGACATCCTCGACCATGAGGGGATGCACCTGCTCGTGGTGCCGTCCTCGGAGCTCTCGCGCGGCCGAGGCGGCCCTCGCTGCATGAGCATGCCCCTCTGGCGTGACTAGCCCTGCACGCACCTCTCCAGAAAGGAACCCCCATGACCCCGGACCTCAACGGTCGCAGCTTCCTCAAGCTCCTCGACTACACCCCTGACGAGATTCGCTACCTGATCGACCTTGCCGCCGAGCTCAAGCGCAAGAAGCATGCCCACGAGGCCACGCGCTTCCTCGAGGGAAGGAACGTCGTGCTCCTCTTCGAGAAGACGTCCACGCGCACGAGGTGCTCCTTCGAGGTCGGCGCCATGGACCTTGGGATGGGCGTGACCTATCTCGAGCCGGGGTGCTCCCAGATGGGCAAGAAGGAGTCCATCGCCGACACCGCACGCGTGCTCGGGCGCATGTACGACGGTATCGAGTATCGCGGGTTCGCGCAGGCGAACGTCGAATGCCTCGCCGAGATGAGCGGCGTGCCGGTCTGGAACGGCCTCACGACCGAGTTCCACCCCACGCAGATGCTCGCCGACATGCTCACGGTGCGCGAGCACTTCGGCAGCCTTGCGGGACACAGGCTCACGTTCATGGGTGACGCCGGCAACAACGTGGGCAACTCGCTCATGGTGGTCTGCGCGAAGCTCGGCATCGACTTCTGCGCGTGTGGCCCCGAGGAGCAGATGCCTGCCCCCGCGCTCGTGGCGACCTGCCGCGAGGTCGCTGCGCAGTCGGGTTCAAGCATCACGCTGACCTCCGACGTGGCCGCCGGCGTCGCTGGCTCTGACGTCATCTACACCGACATCTGGGTCTCGATGGGCGAGGACGAGTCGGTCTGGCCCGAGCGCATCAAGCTGCTCGAGCCCTATCGCGTGACCGACGAGGTGATGGATGCCGCTGCCACCGATGCGGTCTTCCTCCACTGCCTGCCGAGCTACCACGACACGAACACCCAGGTGGGAAAGCATATCGCCGAAGCCTATGGCATCAAGGAGATGGAGGTCACCGACCACGTCTTCGAGTCGGGACGCTCCCTCGTGTTCGACGAGGCCGAGAACCGCATGCACACCATCAAGGCCGTCATGTACGCGACGCTCGGGCATCCCGTGTCCGATCTTGGCGACGCCTGGGTGGGTGCAGCTCAGGCCTAGGGGGTCTTTGGCGAGATGACGTCAATCGCGGTCGCATCGTGGGTCGTCTTCGGCATCCTTGCCACGTGGTTCGTGCTCTCGTTCGCTCATGAGCGCAGGCTCTATGCAAATGCGATCCTGCTCGGCGGGACGCTCCTCGTGCTGCTCGTGTGCCTGCTCCTCACATTCGACTCCTCACCTGCCAGGACGGTCGTCCTACTGCTCGTGGCATTCGGGATGCCGCTGTTCCTCGTGGTCTTCTCGGTCGTCTTCGTGGTCGA
This genomic stretch from Atopobiaceae bacterium harbors:
- the ppk1 gene encoding polyphosphate kinase 1, translating into MAKKKDKKARTKVLDDETLEAYDRVAAEYEQTATSLAKKAARFADNRDESEQYDFSYTQNREVSWLRFDNRVLDEAYDPTVPLFERLKFCSIFSSNLDEWFMIRVGGLSDLATLKHQPADNKSNETPSEQLAVLFEMLPDLIERQSKAFHGIEGELADAGLEHVYPAEATEADKATIDTWIESSLSPIISPMVVDPRHPFPNLRNGLLYVMASLDGPEESGVLGMVEVPPTLPRVVELPSTEEHYRYTLIEDIIIARLGTLFGQYEPTSSAVIRVTRNADIDPDGEGVEEEEDYRQHMKKVLKRRQRLQPVRLEMEGELDPALRDFILDELELAPERVTSQDFPMDLGYVFGLEPKIPTARRSTLVEEPFEPQQSPMVDASKPVRDQVLDHDVLLFYPYESMNPLLNLLHEASTDDECISVKITLYRVAKQSRLCESLIAAAENGKDVTVLMELRARFDEENNIEWAERLENAGCTVIYGSEGFKCHSKICQITYHADGKIRRITCLGTGNFNEKTARLYSDFMLLTAHEGIGEDGNSFFRNLSIGNLAGTYKFLGVAPIGLKPLIMRGLDREIGRARSGEPAKVFMKLNSLTDRDVIDKISEACEAGVTVIMIIRGICCIRAGVPGKTDGLIVHQIVGRLLEHSRVYAFGADTDVVYLSSADMMTRNTERRVEICYPVLDPVCRDMVIQYMNLQVLDNVKARRLTPEGTWEPIPAPEGVAHVNSQQTLIALAYRRAMLADDDPESRLVPLGQTMASLEPQVAEELRAMKTPFSFPELVTLASEKIARAVATDVMGDHACAEATVARPEPRPEPTTDEGAAPEPAAEVASEPARDDGTEPIPEPEVEAISEQPLESVATSGSEASPTSEHMDSAAAEAETESVPEAGPMPTAPEAEGAESPATPADVAATPVEAHVIESAPAKDDANGQATAPQPEPAPTLVKRQHGRFYTAFALIGLGFKTLLFGKAKRHDDHEGQE
- a CDS encoding arginine deiminase; translation: MARHTGLHVPSEISPLRKVCLHRPGEELLNLPPDDLSALLFDDIPFLEVAQQEHDAFADILRGEGVEVVYLEDLVAQVFDAVPGTRERFLDEYLDECGLKGSEMLEAARERLEDIQDNRAFVCKTMAGLTKGEVDLPLSATSTLAALVGDMGSESDLLVPPMPNLYFTRDPFAVVGAGVTLNHMYSRTRRRETLYGKYVFTYHPDYKGVPLWFRRESAFHLEGGDVLNLNEHTLAVGISQRTEPAAIDILAQNLFWGQVPSPIDTIYAFKIPSSRAFMHLDTVFTQIDVDKFTIHPGIMGGLQVFRLRRGAHHGEVEIEELFDRLQNVLATALGLDSVRLIRCGGRDPIAAAREQWNDGSNTLAVSPGTICVYQRNSVTNDILDHEGMHLLVVPSSELSRGRGGPRCMSMPLWRD
- the argF gene encoding ornithine carbamoyltransferase; amino-acid sequence: MTPDLNGRSFLKLLDYTPDEIRYLIDLAAELKRKKHAHEATRFLEGRNVVLLFEKTSTRTRCSFEVGAMDLGMGVTYLEPGCSQMGKKESIADTARVLGRMYDGIEYRGFAQANVECLAEMSGVPVWNGLTTEFHPTQMLADMLTVREHFGSLAGHRLTFMGDAGNNVGNSLMVVCAKLGIDFCACGPEEQMPAPALVATCREVAAQSGSSITLTSDVAAGVAGSDVIYTDIWVSMGEDESVWPERIKLLEPYRVTDEVMDAAATDAVFLHCLPSYHDTNTQVGKHIAEAYGIKEMEVTDHVFESGRSLVFDEAENRMHTIKAVMYATLGHPVSDLGDAWVGAAQA